A single region of the Brassica rapa cultivar Chiifu-401-42 chromosome A03, CAAS_Brap_v3.01, whole genome shotgun sequence genome encodes:
- the LOC103855554 gene encoding uncharacterized protein LOC103855554, with protein MSCGTVRKVTRKDVKVVKASMEKEDNLYKDCVKGGGGASVYITWLIGDKRPLHDVMGFKKEVNDMKIDIALQWYIDVYSDTVLGYANGIHTVDGGTHIDGAKASITRTINTLGKKKKYVKDLDLSGEHIREGLTCIVAVVVTKPEFVGQTKKKLGNPKIREIVDTSVQEYLTEYFELHPDVFESIYTKSFKAYQKALALKRARKVISTPRTVPQNQTKRSSGKFEIFIPIGESSVGAAKHGDNDRRFQSKRTLEQPLSNGAAVSTAPPGRSLENTIDSRVDKKRQKVVPSSQHPSSSSRQTVAAASKRPNRKDVGAKTLKGVSTGSSKTKPVIPVGPGFQAEIPIWIAPTKKGKFYGSPGDSDTLRWIGTAVWPTYSLKKKDHHKKVGEGRSNSCTCATPGSVDCAKLHIKEARELLEKETDGAFYTWKFDEMGEVGSKSWTAKEEQKFESLVKKNPLSSCDGFWKYASKALPRRSEKDLIGYYYNVFLNHRNTDDDHYGDFLADHRHARRRRGAITSMHYENFFFACKHYENLRIDETAIEAAKAR; from the exons ATGTCTTGTGGAACTGTAAGAAAGGTTACACGGAAAGATGTCAAAGTG GTTAAAGCTTCTATGGAAAAGGAGGACAACCTTTATAAAGACTGTGTAAAAGGTGGAGGAGGCGCTAGTGTATATATCACTTGGCTAATTGGTGATAAG AGACCACTTCATGATGTGATGGGATTCAAAAAGGAGGTAAATGATATGAAAATCGACATTGCGCTTCAATg GTATATAGATGTATATTCAGACACAGTGTTGGGATATGCCAATGGCATCCACACCGTTGATGGCGGAACACACATTGATGGTGCGAAAGCTTCAATAACAAGAACTATCAACACCCTTGGTAAAAAGAAGAAGTATGTCAAG gactTAGACTTAAGTGGGGAGCATATTAGGGAAGGCTTGACTTGCATTGTCGCAGTTGTTGTTACAAAGCCTGAGTTTGTAGGTCAAACTAAG aagaaattaGGAAACCCAAAAATCAGGGAAATTGTTGACACATCAGTCCAAGAGTACCTAACGGAGTATTTTGAATTGCATCCAGATGTATTTGAGAGCATTTACACCAAATCCTTTAAGGCTTACCAG AAAGCTTTGGCTTTGAAGAGGGCAAGGAAAGTGATTTCAACGCCGCGCACCGTTCCTCAGAATCAGACCAAAAGATCTTCTGGAAAATTTG AAATATTTATACCCATAGGAGAATCTTCTGTTGGCGCTGCTAAACATGGTGATAATGACAGGCGTTTCCAG AGCAAAAGGACACTGGAACAGCCTCTGAGTAATGGTGCAGCAGTCTCTACAGCTCCTCCTGGAAGATCGTTAGAGAATACTATTGATTCAAGGGTTGACAAGAAACGCCAAAAAGTTGTTCCATCCTCACAACATCCCTCCTCTTCTTCACGACAAACTGTTGCTGCTGCTTCAAAGCGACCAAACCGTAAAGATGTTGGCGCCAAGACCCTCAAAGGTGTATCCACTGGCTCTAGCAAAACCAAACCAGTCATCCCTGTCGGTCCTGGTTTCCAGGCTGAAATTCCTATTTGGATTGCCCCTACCAAGAAGGGGAAGTTTTACGGTAGTCCCGGAGATTCCGACACTCTTAGGTGGATTGGAACGGCTGTTTGGCCAACATATAGCCTAAAGAAGAAAGATCACCACAAAAAAGTCGGCGAAGGGAGATCAAACTCTTGCACTTGTGCTACTCCAGGATCAGTCGATTGCGCGAAGCTACACATTAAAGAAGCAAGGGAGCTTCTAGAAAAGGAAACTGACGGTGCTTTCTATACTTGGAAGTTTGATGAAATGGGTGAGGTGGGATCAAAATCATGGACGGCCAAGGAAGAGCAAAAGTTTGAATCTCTTGTGAAAAAAAATCCTTTGTCTAGTTGTGATGGGTTTTGGAAGTATGCTTCAAAGGCTTTGCCAAGGAGAAGTGAGAAGGATCTCATTGGTTACTACTATAATGTTTTCCTCAACCACCGTAATACCGATGATGACCACTATGGTGACTTCTTAGCGGATCACAG ACATGCGAGGAGGCGAAGAGGAGCAATCACGTCCATGCACTacgaaaactttttttttg CATGTAAGCACTACGAAAACTTAAG AATCGATGAAACTGCTATTGAGGCTGCAAAAGCGAGGTGA
- the LOC103855556 gene encoding transcription factor bHLH101 isoform X2 yields the protein MCALTPMFPSNQQEWYSTSTMEYPWLDSFSPTLPSSLYPSFDQLDEFKNYNINLLPHHMNLADINGTNNTSNNDQEEHQGSVLEKKLNHNASERDRRRKLNALYASLRALLPPSDQKRKLSIPKTVAGVVKYIPEQKQELQRLYRRKEELMKRISNKIETLNHQQEQLRNRALMMESIDSSSQKIAANWITNTEIAVQIATWKWTSISDMLLRLEENGLNVISVSSSVSSTARIFYTLHLQMRGDCRVRLEELDSMLYGFHQSL from the exons ATGTGTGCCTTAACACCAATGTTTCCAAGTAACCAACAAGAATGGTACTCTACTTCAACAATGGAGTATCCATGGCTTGATTCCTTCTCTCCTACTCTCCCTTCTTCTCTTTATCCTTCTTTCGACCAACTAGATGAATTCAAGAACTATAACATcaatcttcttcctcatcatatGAATCTTGCCGACATAAATGGTACTAACAATACCAGTAACAATGATCAAGAAGAACATCAAGGATCGGTTTTGGAAAAGAAACTGAATCACAACGCAAGTGAACGCGACCGCCGTAGAAAGCTAAACGCCTTATACGCTTCACTTCGTGCTCTCTTGCCTCCTTCTGATCAAAAG AGAAAGTTGAGCATTCCAAAGACCGTAGCGGGAGTGGTGAAGTATATACCAGAGCAGAAGCAAGAACTTCAACGTTTGTATAGGAGGAAAGAAGAGCTTATGAAGAGGATCTCCAATAAGATAGAGACTTTGAATCATCAACAAGAACAGCTGAGAAATAGAGCATTAATGATGGAGTCAATAGATTCTTCTTCACAAAAGATCGCTGCAAATTGGATCACCAACACAGAAATAGCTGTCCAGATTGCTACATGGAAATGGACATCTATCTCAGACATGTTGCTTAGGTTAGAAGAAAACGGGCTTAATGTCATAAGCGTCTCTTCTTCGGTTTCTTCCACCGCAAGGATCTTCTACACACTGCATCTTCAG ATGAGAGGAGACTGCAGAGTGAGATTGGAAGAACTCGACAGTATGCTATACGGATTTCACCAATCACTTTGA
- the LOC103856825 gene encoding LOW QUALITY PROTEIN: DNA gyrase subunit B, mitochondrial (The sequence of the model RefSeq protein was modified relative to this genomic sequence to represent the inferred CDS: inserted 2 bases in 2 codons), producing the protein MSLVQRALWRIMASRRPRLFSSPLSPSLHRHCSSLSPTPRINFQLAKVLSQGLIQRNAISTRSFMSSTISTESFQESSATSKGYSSEQIQVLEGLDPVRKRPGMYIGSTGPRGLYVYEILDNAIDEAQAGYASKVDVVLHADGSVSIMDDGRGIPTDLHPATKKSSLETVLTVLHAGGKFGGTSSGYSVSGGLHGVGLSVVNALSEALEVTVWRDGMEHKXTAVEFDHNTIAGRIRELAFLNPKVTISLKNEDDDPEKNQYTEQFYAGGLSEYVSWLNTDKVRIYTTIDDVLGFRKEINGASINVALQWCSDAYSDTMRGYANSIRTIDGGTHIEGVKASLTRTLNTLAKKSKAVKEKDINLSGEHVREGLTCIVSVKIPNPEFEGQTKTRLGNPEVRKIVDQSVQEYLTDYLELHPDVFERIISKSLNAYKVXLPGKLSDCSSTNPEESEIFIVEGDSAGGSAKQGRDRRFQAILPLRGKILNIERKDEAAMYKNEEIQNLILALGLGEKGEDFKLENLRYHKIIILTDADVDGAHIRTLLLTFFFRYQRALFDAGCIYVGVPPLFKVERGKQAQYCYDDADLKKITADFPANASYSTQRFKGLGEMMPEQLWETTMNPETRILKQLVVDDIAEANMTFSYLMDARVDVRKELIKNAATRINLQHLDI; encoded by the exons ATGAGCCTTGTTCAGAGAGCGCTTTGGCGGATAATGGCTTCTCGTCGTCCGCGTCTTTTCTCGAGCCCACTCTCTCCTTCTCTTCACCGTCACTGCTCATCTCTCTCCCCAACTCCCAG GATAAATTTTCAGTTAGCCAAGGTTTTGAGTCAAGGGCTGATACAAAGGAATGCAATTTCAACGAGGTCCTTTATGTCATCAACCATATCCACCGAGTCCTTCCAAGAGAGCAGCGCCACGTCTAAGGGTTACAGCTCCGAGCAAATCCAa GTGCTGGAAGGATTAGACCCTGTCAGGAAACGCCCAGGGATGTATATAGGGAGCACTGGACCTCGTGGTTTGTAT GTTTATGAGATACTAGACAACGCTATTGATGAGGCTCAAGCTGGTTATGCTTCAAAAGTTGATGTTGTTCTGCACGCAGATGGTTCAGTTAGTATTATGGACGATGGGCGTGGG ATACCTACTGATTTGCATCCTGCGACAAAAAAATCTTCACTGGAGACTGTTCTTACG GTGTTACATGCCGGTGGCAAGTTTGGTGGCACAAGTAGTGGTTACAGTGTGTCTGGTGGATTACATGGTGTAGGTTTATCAGTTGTCAATGCTTTGTCTGAG GCCCTGGAGGTTACGGTTTGGAGAGATGGGATGGAGCATA CAACTGCGGTTGAGTTCGATCATAACACTATTGCTGGACGAATCAGGGAGCTTGCATTTCTGAATCCAAAG GTAACCATATCTCTCAAAAACGAGGATGATGATCCTGAGAAGAACCAATATACTGAACAGTTTTATGCTGGAGGATTAAGTGAATATGTTAGTTGGCTAAATACTGATAAGGTGAGAATCTACACCAC AATTGATGACGTGCTTGGCTTCAGGAAAGAGATCAATGGTGCCAGCATTAACGTTGCTCTTCAGTG GTGCTCAGATGCATATTCAGACACAATGCGGGGATATGCCAATAGCATTCGCACTATTGATGGTGGAACACACATCGAAGGTGTGAAAGCTTCATTAACAAGGACCCTTAATACCCTTGCAAAAAAGTCTAAGGCAGTTAAG GAGAAGGATATAAACTTAAGTGGAGAACATGTTAGAGAGGGGTTGACCTGCATTGTCTCAGTCAAGATTCCTAATCCTGAGTTTGAAGGTCAAACAAAG ACAAGATTAGGAAATCCAGAGGTGAGAAAAATCGTTGACCAGTCAGTTCAAGAGTATCTCACAGACTATCTGGAATTGCATCCAGATGTATTTGAGAGAATTATTTCCAAATCCCTTAACGCTTACAAGG TGCTTCCTGGGAAACTTTCTGATTGCTCATCAACAAATCCTGAAGAATCTG AGATTTTTATAGTCGAAGGAGATTCTGCTGGTGGCAGTGCAAAACAGGGACGTGACAGACGTTTTCAG GCGATTCTTCCTTTGAGAGGTAAAATTCTGAACATTGAAAGAAAGGATGAAGCAGCCATGTATAAGAACGAAGAGATTCAAAATCTGATTCTTGCCCTTGGCCTTGGTGAAAAG GGAGAAGATTTCAAGTTGGAGAACTTGCGGTACCACAAGATTATCATCTTAACAGATGCAGATGTTGATGGTGCACATATCCGGACGCTTCTGCTAACCTTTTTCTTCAGATACCAG AGAGCCTTGTTTGATGCTGGTTGCATATATGTTGGTGTTCCACCTCTTTTCAAg GTTGAGAGGGGAAAGCAAGCACAATATTGCTACGATGATGCAGACCTTAAAAAGATTACAGCAGACTTCCCTGCAAACGCTTCCTACAGCACTCAAAGGTTCAAAg GTTTGGGAGAGATGATGCCTGAGCAGCTTTGGGAAACAACGATGAATCCAGAAACAAGGATCTTGAAGCAACTCGTTGTTGATGACATAGCAGAAGCGAATATGACTTTCTCCTATCTTATGGATGCTCGG GTTGATGTCCGGAAAGAACTCATAAAAAATGCAGCGACTAGGATAAATCTGCAGCATCTCGACATATAA
- the LOC103855556 gene encoding transcription factor bHLH101 isoform X1, with amino-acid sequence MCALTPMFPSNQQEWYSTSTMEYPWLDSFSPTLPSSLYPSFDQLDEFKNYNINLLPHHMNLADINGTNNTSNNDQEEHQGSVLEKKLNHNASERDRRRKLNALYASLRALLPPSDQKSANQRKLSIPKTVAGVVKYIPEQKQELQRLYRRKEELMKRISNKIETLNHQQEQLRNRALMMESIDSSSQKIAANWITNTEIAVQIATWKWTSISDMLLRLEENGLNVISVSSSVSSTARIFYTLHLQMRGDCRVRLEELDSMLYGFHQSL; translated from the exons ATGTGTGCCTTAACACCAATGTTTCCAAGTAACCAACAAGAATGGTACTCTACTTCAACAATGGAGTATCCATGGCTTGATTCCTTCTCTCCTACTCTCCCTTCTTCTCTTTATCCTTCTTTCGACCAACTAGATGAATTCAAGAACTATAACATcaatcttcttcctcatcatatGAATCTTGCCGACATAAATGGTACTAACAATACCAGTAACAATGATCAAGAAGAACATCAAGGATCGGTTTTGGAAAAGAAACTGAATCACAACGCAAGTGAACGCGACCGCCGTAGAAAGCTAAACGCCTTATACGCTTCACTTCGTGCTCTCTTGCCTCCTTCTGATCAAAAG tCGGCGAATCAGAGAAAGTTGAGCATTCCAAAGACCGTAGCGGGAGTGGTGAAGTATATACCAGAGCAGAAGCAAGAACTTCAACGTTTGTATAGGAGGAAAGAAGAGCTTATGAAGAGGATCTCCAATAAGATAGAGACTTTGAATCATCAACAAGAACAGCTGAGAAATAGAGCATTAATGATGGAGTCAATAGATTCTTCTTCACAAAAGATCGCTGCAAATTGGATCACCAACACAGAAATAGCTGTCCAGATTGCTACATGGAAATGGACATCTATCTCAGACATGTTGCTTAGGTTAGAAGAAAACGGGCTTAATGTCATAAGCGTCTCTTCTTCGGTTTCTTCCACCGCAAGGATCTTCTACACACTGCATCTTCAG ATGAGAGGAGACTGCAGAGTGAGATTGGAAGAACTCGACAGTATGCTATACGGATTTCACCAATCACTTTGA